aattatatattaagcaTTTGTTAGATTTAAAGTTAAAAGGGTTGtatgttaatttaataataatgaaGATTAAAGAATAAAAGTTAATAATAGCGTCGAAATCTTTGACCGGAATTTTCTTTGGTTAGGGCTTTGCTTATGATTGTCCTGAAGGAACTCTCTAAAATACTTATTATtgtaattattatatttacttttcgAAAGTAAAATTTAGTTCATTCAATTATATAATTAAGAAAAAGGTTTGCGATTTACGGTAAAAGATAaattttatcaatataataattaattttgatgaaatatTATAATACGTTgatgattaatttttttataaattaagcatgacatatatgacgcctagaaaatgaaaattttcatttcaatctTCTTATAAATAATGAAACTATAAGCTAATTTAGTGAAGTTTTACTTTTTACactttgaaaatgaaaaaaagtttaatttcttaaaaatgatggaattataaattaatacatgataaacttataatttttatttatggtaaaattataattcaattctAGTCCTTGCTAAAAAAATTTCTGGATTCGTTATTGATATCTGAAATGATTATAAGTAtttatcataataaaataatcagcttcaaataatttaaaacaataaataaaataaataaaaacatcgAATATTTACCAAACTAAAGATAGTGATAAATTCACTTTCGATGAATAATTATAATAACTAAGTTATTGGTTGCAAGTCTCGATGAAAGGGTTTAAACTCGACTAAACTCATCTCTCCCCTCGTAATAAAAAATAAGAAGGAAATTCACGATTAAGATTTGCCTTTATATCATCATGGGGGTGTAGGCTATGAAGATTCCTCACTTTTATGTATTGATGTTAACACACACAAAAGGAAGATAGTTTAGTGGAAGGCATCATTTTTAGTCATTGGAAAGAGCTTCTTCATGTCTAGTTCCCGACAGACAATATTCTTGCTATTTGTTCCAATCTCTCCTCCTAATCATTCTTTTTTAACAATAAATCTTTTTAATGTTTATAACTTACGTCAgtgttaaaataaatttaaaattgcaATCAATATTAATTTTTTCATCAATAATATTcgagttgaaaattttatttacaaaatattaaattttttatcacTCGATTCAACATTTTTATTTAGTTGATTGAGCACACGGCAATAGGTTGCTTCCTTTTGCAGTGATTAAGTGACCATTAAAGCACAATAGATGGTAGACTTGGAGGGTGTTTAAAATTAATAGCACGTTTAGTTTACTGAAACGGAATAGAGTTGGAaaggaatagaactgtaatagatattgtaataatataaagaaaaaatCGAAATGACCAGAGTATCATTGGCATAAATTTTGTTAGGTAGATATTATCGTTATTGTTATTAAAGTttaatatcaaaatatataatttaataaaattcttaatataattatttttatattaaaatattttttatttttatttaaattatatttaaatattatatttttatatttttaaatttaaattttaaagactaatcaaaaaattaattttattttattatttaaggtTAAATGAAAGAATAACTATTAAATAAATTCCCCAACCATAGTGTAaatgtttaattagggaaaggtaAGGTAGTGCCGCATTTGGTACACTCTACACATTGCACGCTTGCAATATAATAACCCACCCCTAATCCCCtccttttattaataaaaatactgTTCCAccccaaaaataataataaaaatactgCCTACTTACAGCTATTAAGCAATCAAACTGCGGCTATTTTGTAATTATTTAGACTAGGTTTTACCTAAAAATACTTAAAGTGGTATAAGAGAGGATTGGACCATAAGTTCAGCCGCCCAATTGATTTTGGGTTACATCAACTTAGATGGACTTAAATCAAAACTTTAAAATGTTTGAAGTTTTTTTTGTTCGGACTACTTTGGGTTTATTTTAGGTTTAAAATTATAGATGTTTATGATAATTTTGAGTTTGGATTACCAGCACTTGAGGGTTGATTTTTGAGGTCAAAGTGATTATTAGTTCATATCATTTGAGGTTATATATTAgtcaaacaaaattaaatttgaattaaatgagttcagattatttattatttacgatTAACTTAAATTGGGTCGAATTAAATTTTCGAATTGATGATGTGATTACAATTGTTTGGATTTGAAATTCCTTTGGGTTTAGGGTATTGTGGAATCAAGCTTTTTTGGGTTTGATAAATATAAAAGTTTGTATTAAAAAAGTatctaaattatataaattttctcatttatgtacataattttttttatattaaaaaaaaaaagaaagcctTCCACTAAGACTTAAAAATGGTGATAAGAAACATGACTCCTTAGCTAAcgcatcaaaaaaaaaaaaaaaactgagcttttaaaatgaaatatttgaaTCCATAATACACCATAAAATGTACTTATATTCTCTTATTATCTCCTTTAGCATAAAAAAAACTGTTTTTACTTGAAGCCCACAAGGTTCAAGACATAGCTGAAACCTTTTACTGACACTAACTATATTGTGTACACAAATGTGGATTTTAACCAGAGGATAATGACCTTAATTTACAGTCTAAATGAATTTCTGTACCCTTTTTTTTCCAGTTTCTCTCGTCAGTTCTCGTGAATCATATTGATCGGCTCGCTCAATGCATACTTCGGTAGTTCATACTTGGCACCTGCAATCATGAATTTACAGGCAAAAACGTAAAGTATAGGGGGGAGGGAGGAATTCATTGAAAGAATAGAAATAACTAGTTTGTTAGTGATTTGGCACCTCTTTCGTCGTAGCAAATTGTTAGATCGTCGTTCTGGACAATCACCCCAGCACTATTGATAATTGCTTGAGCGTGGGTTAGCTCAGATTCTGCTGCAACTCGAAGAGCATCCCATATCTCTGGTAACAAAACCGATATGAAGAATAGCACAGCACAAATTATATAATAAGGTTCCCATCACATAAACAATATCTCGTCAAAGAGTAAAGAGACAAAAGAATCTCCAATATTGAAACACTGCTCACTGCAGACATTCCTAGTTGGTACCTATAGGGATGTTGGTTCAATAAAAAGAGTATCTAGCAATAATTGGAGAGGATAAACGACCCAATTCAATGACAAGATATAAAAAGTTTACATGTAATGTACCCTTGTTAACCTAAACCTTTATAGGTTGGCAAACGGTGCTCGCAAGTGAATGGGAAGATTTTGAATTGAAGAAAGATGTATATATTCAATATGACATTTAATGGTAGTCCGACTCCTGGACCTTTTACTTTCGAGAGCAAAAGAGGGCAAGATTTCACATATAGGGTCAAGTTCTCACATCTCGCAAGCAACCGTAAATACAACATTTTGTTGCTCAAAGCAATAAGAATTAATGGTGATCTTAAAATTTTTGATGTTAACCATAGTAAGTAATCGAATTGTCTAAATAACCATTTTAATTGAACAGATTCTTAATCGCATTACATTTAGAAAATTACGTCCGATGCGGGCAGGTTGCTAACCTGATGGCAGCCCTAACTTAACTTCCAAATGAAGATTCTATCCTCACATAAATCATTACTCCGACTCTCATTTCCAGGCGGCATTTCCTAGTAAAACCTATAAATGTGTGACGGAAACTGAAGAAAACATTGCACAAACAACTGGCATAGACCATATTGCATCGAACAAATAATCACTACGATATTATCGATCTTTCTAAATAATTATACGAAGGGGAAAAAAATACCTCTCTGGCCACCGTAGTGAGGAGCTGTATCCCAAAATTCATCACGCATCTGCTTAAGTTGTGTCCTCGTAATCGGTTCGGAATGTTTCCAAGGTTTTGGTTTCCTGATTTTCTTCACATTTTCTGCAAAAAAACATATTTGAAATCACCAATAAACTCCTcaactaataaaaaaaaaaaaaaacacaattttAGCTTTCAATCTTACTATACAAACATGGATCAATCATCATAATATATCAGTCAAgtaaaaaacaaaaatcaaattatCAAATGGATTTACCGTAAATCTTATGATGATTAAATCTAAACCCTACCTTTTAAATACCAAAAAAGAAATTATCAAAACCTGGTCAAAGTTAGTCAAATTCCATAACCAAATCCAAAAATTCAAAGTAATGCaatcaaagaagaaaaacaaccattacaaaaaaaaaaaaaaaaaagtcgaaTTAAACCATCCAAAACagagaaaaataaattaattcattttaccGTCACCCCTGGTTCGCTTGGATCCTGTACAACCCATCACGGCTAAAAAGGCAGCAATAAAAAAAAATGGGTTTTCTTTTAAGGAATcgaaaatattataaattgatgCAAACAGCAGCAGCTGGCGTTGTTGTTGTTGCTGTTGGTGCGGCTGTAGTTTaggaccttttttttttttttgccttcgCAAAGCACCAAGCAGCGACCTTTAAAGCGACagctaatgaaaaaaaaaatgaagaagaaaaagagtTGCTCCCTCTTCACTCTTcttcttgtttcttttctttttcttttttgcttcttcttttttattttcaaagaaacttccttttcaatagttgggtTTATATACAGTGTTTGGATCAACAATTGTTTTTCCTTTTCAAAACTTcttcttttttatattatattttcctAACGAAGTTAAATCTTCTAATTTACTAGAACTTCGTTTCTTGATTCTCGTATAATTTGTTTTGGGTAAATTTGAGTAGCGTCCCTCAGTTGTTAACAAGTTTTGTTTTGATCAttcaatcataaaaaaaattaaattggtgattttatcaatttttttgcTTAAATTCTGTTGTTAATCCCTGTACTTTTCAAAAGTTGTAGATTTAGtctctttattttaatttgatcaattttaatccCTGCaatttcctaattttgagatttCGATCTTAACGCAAATGATAGTTGAAAATCCATTAATGTGGTTGTTAatgagtaatatgtgaaaataacaagCTGACACGACATTACACAAATGATAATATATTTGCCACATTAGATTTTGGAAATAACAAAACTTAGTGAACTTAGTAGTTGTCATTTGGTAaagactgaaattttaaaatagtcattcaacttcaaaaagttataaaatagacCCTAAACTATTTGAAAGTATTCATTTAATTCattgaactattcgaaagtttttgtTTAAGTTACTAAGCTATTAagtgtttttttttaagttaagcTAGCGAGCTTCAAGCAACGATCCGGCGATTAGTGTCGTAGATAAGTACCTATCGACGAGTAGATGAACATATCTTAAATCCAAGTAGGTCTAACAATCAGTGTTGGGTATTAAAGAATAAAGTTGTTTGGATTTTCATTCTCATATTCATGACTTTCAAAACTGtttcatgattttttttatttatttaaagtgAGCTATAGGAGAGAACGAGAACAAGATCTTTCGATTGATGTAGGTAGTGCGAACAAAGAagcgcttacaacaacaaatttaataGCCCAGagatttaaatgaaaactttcaaacaGTTCAAcgatcattttataactttttaaagttaaataaCAAAAACGTAAAAAGTTAAAAAAGCAATTCAATCACTTTTCAATtgtttttccatgatagctaaACCGTTCATTGAATATGGTAATTGCAATACGTAAATGGAATGTTTAATATAAATGTAGCCTATCATAATGTGTTAATTGTCCTTTGAGATtgcatcaaaattttaaaatacttaaatttaaatattaaaaaaattagattGAAAGTCAACCTATTAAGACTTTAATATGGTATTCAGTAGGTTAGTTTTGCATttatttagtaattttatttaaataaggaaatTGCCAAGAGTATTTTGAGGTAAAATATCTAAGTCAATGCACGACTAAGTCATAGAAAAGGATATCGATTTAAAATAGAGTTAATCGCATTATATATTCTTAAACtatgattattattttaaattaatcctTAAATTTTAAAACGTTCTAATTATATCTCTAAACTATCGATGTTAAATTtaacttttcattttaattaaagTCTTATTTGTATTTTATATGATTTATTTTACGGATAAATTTTTACATATCATAATTGTGCTATAATTTAATTGTGTTTAAAGAGCTTTCAAGCAAATAATGAcaaccaaaattaaaataaatatcatttTAAGAAGATAAACTTTGTCGAGTTATTTTACTTTCAATGTTCCAAATTTGATTTTTGCTGCAATTCCAAATAGGTGTTAGTGGCCGATGTTTAGTGGTTTAGGTATAGTTTTGTAGGTTTGTTGGTTGAGAAAGATTTCGTTCCTTTTTCAAATGTAAAAGGGAATGCTTAAATGGAAAGAATTAGGTTAAGATCATTTCCAAAAATAGATTAAGGGTGAGTTTAGATGGGCAGTGTATTTATCTGTTATTAGTGTAAAAATAACGGTaacggtgagattagatactgtagcctctaacaaaaaataaactaaacacATCACACCACACCACATCCAATTGTCAccctaaatttgatatttaataaattggtttagttttaaagtttaatttgatatttaagattttttaaattttaactaaaaccAAATTGTATCAAATAGTCTGATGAATGTTTAACGCATGTCGCGAGAAAACAAAAAACACAAGTATTTAActgaaataaagacaaaatttcaaataccaaaTGAGTGTTAAAGTTAAATTCAAATACGACCTTTAAAATTcagctttaaaattttatttagagaTGATTCTAagattaaaatatcattaaaatgcaaaataaatatataattaaattaacatataattataacatataattaaactatcttttattattttaatcatttttatggAGTTTtcaaataaactaaaataacaTACAAATCCTTATATCACATTATCACCTagagaaaaatatatttttaataaaaaaaattaggatTAAACTATATCTATATGATGTAGCCCATCAACCATAGACCAAAACAAGCACCAACAACCATAGACCAGGCCGAAACGAATGTACAAATTGAGGCAAGAGCTAAACCATCATGCATGTCTTTAGTCACCAAAAACACAAATCTAATGCATTGACACCGAATCTCCATCTTTTCTCATTGGACGGTGAATCAGGGTGGCAAACTATGTTGATCTAGGGATGCTCAAAACGACAACCAATGTCACCTACCATGCGGAATTTTATAAGTTTTCGAGTTTTTTTTATGGCAGTTATTAAGGGTGGATTTAATCcagttaattcaattaatttatttGGTTTTGATTTATATTGTATTAattcttaatttaatttaatatttgtgattactcaaatttatatttatactttTTACACTTAAAATGAGAACCAACGTAAAACgagagaaataaaaataagacataatttataatttttataattttgaaaggaATATAAAGTAATTGAATCATTTTGAAGCTAAGGTCGCACTTTTGGTTTTGCTCGTATTAGCTAGAATATGGTATCTTGATTGgtaccaaaaataattttaacaaatattttagatttttattatttattttagatttattgaaTTATGGATTTTTACATGcataatttgaaattattttattgtttaatttagaaaatatttcatttatttatttatattgagTTTGTTAATGATGTATTGTATTTGTGaagtttattaaataataattttatatatttgatgAATATTTCATATTTGAGACTTATTTAATCtcattatttgatatttataaatatttttatatgcgTTATCAAATATTTTCAGAAATAGTAATAATTCGAAATGATATGTCAAATGATTAATGCcaatactaataaaaaaaataatacattCATGAGTACGATACTGACTACCTTAATTCGAATTCAACCTGATTCATTTCACAAAAGAAAAAGGTGATGCAATGATTGAAGGGTGAAAAAAATGACATTATCAATTTGATAACTTATAGAGAAGGATTGTATAAAATTGTAATTTCACGTCATC
The Gossypium arboreum isolate Shixiya-1 chromosome 10, ASM2569848v2, whole genome shotgun sequence genome window above contains:
- the LOC108488396 gene encoding uncharacterized protein LOC108488396, which produces MGCTGSKRTRGDENVKKIRKPKPWKHSEPITRTQLKQMRDEFWDTAPHYGGQREIWDALRVAAESELTHAQAIINSAGVIVQNDDLTICYDERGAKYELPKYALSEPINMIHEN